In the genome of Actinomadura graeca, one region contains:
- a CDS encoding ParB N-terminal domain-containing protein, whose amino-acid sequence MVPVDVLERADSPRLEGENTEHIRALADMDSALPPILVHRRTMRVVDGMHRLRAAVLKGQREIRVRYIDGADSDVFVAAVRANIGHGLPLSLSDREAAAARILTTHPQWSDRAIAEAAGLASTTVARIRSRTTDKDSQPDMRIGKDGRVRPINGAAGRRLAGRLFAERPGASLREIAEMAGISPATAKDVRERLRRGDDPVPAKLTLAERKSEAAARGDGREPPVVSTLRKGRMPDADQILRKLLRDPSLRLNDNGRLLLRWLSARSVNTQEWEGIEDEIPAHCVPLVADLALGIAYEWERFAEVLKRRARAEMA is encoded by the coding sequence ATGGTGCCGGTCGACGTGCTTGAGCGGGCGGACTCTCCCCGCCTTGAGGGCGAGAACACCGAGCACATTCGTGCGCTCGCCGATATGGACTCCGCCCTGCCGCCGATCCTCGTGCACCGCAGGACGATGCGCGTGGTCGATGGAATGCACCGGCTGCGCGCGGCCGTTCTCAAAGGACAGCGCGAGATCAGGGTGCGCTACATCGACGGCGCCGACTCCGATGTGTTCGTCGCCGCCGTCCGGGCCAACATCGGGCACGGGCTCCCGCTGTCGCTGTCGGACCGGGAGGCCGCGGCGGCGCGCATCCTGACCACGCACCCGCAGTGGTCGGACCGCGCCATCGCCGAGGCCGCGGGCCTGGCGTCCACGACGGTCGCCCGGATCAGGAGCCGCACGACCGACAAGGACTCGCAGCCCGACATGCGGATCGGCAAGGACGGGCGGGTCCGCCCGATCAACGGCGCCGCCGGGCGGCGGCTGGCCGGGAGGCTGTTCGCCGAGCGTCCGGGCGCCTCGCTCCGCGAGATCGCCGAGATGGCGGGCATCTCCCCGGCGACGGCGAAGGACGTCCGCGAACGCCTGCGCCGCGGCGACGACCCGGTGCCCGCCAAGCTGACGCTCGCCGAGCGCAAGAGCGAGGCCGCGGCCCGCGGCGACGGGCGGGAGCCGCCGGTCGTCAGCACGCTGCGCAAGGGGCGCATGCCGGACGCCGACCAGATCCTGCGCAAACTGCTCCGCGACCCCTCCCTCCGCCTGAACGACAACGGGCGCCTCCTGCTGCGCTGGCTGAGCGCCCGTTCGGTGAACACCCAGGAATGGGAGGGCATCGAGGACGAGATCCCGGCGCACTGCGTTCCCCTCGTCGCCGATCTGGCCCTCGGCATCGCCTATGAGTGGGAAAGGTTCGCCGAGGTCCTGAAGAGAAGGGCGCGTGCCGAGATGGCGTAG
- a CDS encoding VOC family protein: MEIRSVDHIEVFAGDADRSARELRDCFGFALAGRGGPDTGLRGCESVLLRQRDITLLLTSPTDARHRAAEFVRAHGDGVAVVGIGVDDARDAFAEAVERGAVPVSPPETSGPAGARVTFASVIGFGDVEHRFVSRDRPEAPFAPVVDEIGCGRSGGGLLRSVDHFAVCVPADAVEETVHRYREAFGLIETSCGRTVPGRRVVRSASGEVTFTIAGPVRGADSPGADSPGAFVESHGGAGIQHVAFLTEDIAAAVRTGMERGTRFVPAPPGYYDALTARLGPIGVPVDDLRGLGILADRDASGVLLQVSSRSVHPRGTLFYELIDRRGARVHA; encoded by the coding sequence TTGGAGATCCGGTCGGTGGACCACATCGAGGTGTTCGCCGGGGACGCGGACCGTTCCGCGCGCGAACTGCGCGACTGTTTCGGTTTCGCCCTCGCCGGCCGGGGCGGCCCGGACACCGGCCTGCGGGGCTGTGAGTCCGTGCTGCTGCGCCAGCGCGACATCACCCTGCTGCTGACCTCCCCGACCGACGCCCGCCACCGGGCCGCCGAGTTCGTCCGGGCGCACGGGGACGGGGTCGCGGTCGTCGGCATCGGCGTCGACGACGCGCGGGACGCGTTCGCCGAGGCCGTGGAGCGGGGCGCCGTCCCGGTGTCCCCGCCGGAGACCTCCGGGCCCGCGGGCGCCCGGGTCACGTTCGCCTCGGTGATCGGATTCGGGGACGTGGAGCACCGCTTCGTCTCCCGGGACCGGCCGGAGGCGCCCTTCGCGCCCGTCGTCGACGAGATCGGCTGCGGCCGGTCCGGTGGCGGCCTCCTCCGGTCGGTCGACCACTTCGCGGTGTGCGTCCCGGCGGACGCGGTGGAGGAGACCGTGCACCGCTACCGGGAGGCGTTCGGCCTCATCGAGACCTCCTGCGGCCGGACGGTGCCCGGCCGCCGGGTGGTCCGGAGCGCATCCGGGGAGGTGACCTTCACCATCGCCGGGCCGGTCCGCGGTGCCGACAGTCCCGGTGCCGACAGTCCCGGCGCGTTCGTCGAGTCGCACGGCGGGGCCGGGATCCAGCACGTCGCCTTCCTGACCGAGGACATCGCCGCCGCCGTGCGCACCGGCATGGAGCGGGGGACCCGGTTCGTGCCCGCGCCGCCGGGCTACTACGACGCGCTGACCGCTCGGCTGGGCCCGATCGGCGTGCCGGTGGACGACCTCCGCGGGCTCGGCATCCTCGCCGACCGCGACGCCTCGGGGGTCCTGCTGCAGGTCTCCTCGCGGTCGGTGCACCCGAGGGGCACCCTGTTCTACGAACTGATCGACCGCCGGGGCGCCCGTGTTCACGCATGA
- a CDS encoding ParB/RepB/Spo0J family partition protein: METLVTCAAQLPPIIVHRPSMRVIDGMHRLRAAELLGRRKIAVRFFDGPEEDAFVLAVQSNIAHGLPLSLADRKHAAERVIASHPQWSDRMIASVTGISAKTVAEIRKSAGADSAGGAGRIGKDGRVRSSDVTEGRRLAHEMIIKNPGLSLRQVARAAGISPETVRDVKNRVMRGEDPLPQGRSRELLGQGAAGTLATSAALPVTPASAPGSAPPSSAVIERLRADPALRFNENGRDLLRLLNLHTLRTEDWNKIVDSVPPHRKEAVAHLARDCARKWLELASLIERNVVQA; encoded by the coding sequence GTGGAGACCCTCGTCACCTGTGCGGCGCAGCTTCCACCGATCATCGTGCACCGCCCCAGCATGCGCGTCATCGACGGCATGCACCGGCTCCGCGCCGCGGAACTGCTCGGCCGGCGGAAGATCGCCGTCCGGTTCTTCGACGGGCCGGAGGAGGACGCGTTCGTCCTCGCCGTCCAGTCGAACATCGCGCACGGTCTCCCGCTGTCCCTGGCCGACCGCAAGCACGCCGCGGAACGGGTGATCGCCTCTCATCCCCAATGGTCGGACCGGATGATCGCGTCGGTCACCGGGATCTCGGCCAAGACGGTCGCCGAGATCCGCAAGAGCGCCGGCGCCGACTCCGCCGGAGGGGCCGGGCGGATCGGCAAGGACGGGCGCGTCCGGTCCAGCGACGTGACCGAGGGACGGCGCCTCGCCCACGAGATGATCATCAAGAACCCCGGCCTCTCCCTGCGCCAGGTCGCCCGGGCCGCCGGGATATCGCCCGAGACCGTCCGGGACGTCAAGAACCGCGTGATGCGCGGCGAGGACCCCCTGCCCCAGGGGCGGTCGAGAGAGCTGCTCGGCCAGGGCGCCGCCGGAACGCTCGCCACCTCGGCGGCCCTGCCCGTGACCCCCGCTTCCGCACCCGGCTCGGCGCCGCCGTCCTCGGCGGTGATCGAGCGACTGCGGGCCGATCCGGCACTGCGATTCAACGAGAACGGCCGCGACCTCTTACGGCTGCTGAACCTGCACACCCTCCGGACGGAGGATTGGAACAAGATAGTCGACAGCGTGCCTCCGCACCGTAAGGAAGCGGTGGCCCATCTCGCGCGCGACTGCGCACGCAAGTGGCTGGAACTCGCTTCACTGATCGAACGAAATGTGGTCCAGGCCTGA
- a CDS encoding aminotransferase class I/II-fold pyridoxal phosphate-dependent enzyme, whose amino-acid sequence MEITLSGIARLAREGLDPVAWDFIDGGGDRALDANIEAFDRIRLRPSVLRGTACPETATTLFGRAWDAPVAVAPLAHQTLAHPLGEVGTVRGTAAAATVPVVVSALAGRDLEEIAGESGVPLWLQLYCLRDPAVTRSLVERAAAAGFEALVLTAGSPPPGPWPSGDGHGPDGPGTRALADTDPRADWSAVGRLRSISPMPVLVKGIMTGADARRAADAGADGVVVSNHGGGRLDGVCASLDALPEVAAAVGGRVPVLLDGGVRRGRDVVAALALGADAVLLGRPVLHGLAAAGAEGVTRVLGLLLEELAGAMALAGIADVAGIGPETVTTVPPPRPEIRGARPAGQGVRPLTRQAPATGAQRASEVERAGAERAGVERAGGTGGVVLHKEDLHPSVADPVMDTMNFLNEVTLRYPDAVSFAPGRPYDGFFDTGMVFAYVRRYLDHLAESGNTPEQVRDALFQYGPSAGRIRDLIATSLRLDEGIDVPPEAIVVTVGCQEAMFLAVRALMSGPDDVLLVSSPCYPGVTGAARLLDVGLTAVPEGRDGLSCADLEAAVLAERARGRRPRAVYVIPDHSNPSGVTMPLRARHELLELAGLLDILILEDSPYRLVSPGAQVPTLKSLDRERRVVHLGSYAKTIFPGARVGYAVADQPVVAPDGRTGLLAAELARIKSMVTVNTSPLSQAAVGGALLGAGGRVSELNTETAAYYEDTMRHTLRCLEEEFPAERRARLGMGWNEPGGGFFLTLRVPFRADNAALARSAQDFGVIWTPMAYFYPEGGGHHTVRLSTSYLTHADSREGVARLAGFIEAEVAAAARAPA is encoded by the coding sequence ATGGAAATAACGCTGAGCGGTATCGCGCGGCTGGCCAGGGAAGGGCTCGACCCCGTGGCCTGGGATTTCATCGACGGCGGCGGGGACCGCGCGCTCGACGCCAATATCGAGGCATTCGACAGGATCCGATTACGGCCGTCCGTACTGCGCGGCACGGCATGTCCGGAGACCGCGACGACGCTTTTCGGCCGCGCCTGGGACGCGCCGGTCGCGGTCGCCCCGCTGGCCCACCAGACCCTCGCGCACCCGCTGGGCGAGGTCGGCACCGTGCGCGGGACCGCCGCCGCGGCCACGGTCCCGGTCGTCGTCAGCGCGCTCGCCGGCCGCGACCTGGAGGAGATCGCCGGGGAGTCCGGTGTGCCGCTCTGGCTCCAGCTCTACTGCCTGCGCGACCCTGCGGTCACCCGGAGCCTCGTCGAGCGGGCGGCGGCCGCGGGCTTCGAGGCGCTCGTCCTCACCGCCGGGTCGCCGCCCCCCGGTCCCTGGCCGTCCGGCGACGGGCACGGACCCGATGGGCCGGGCACGCGCGCCCTGGCCGACACCGACCCCCGCGCCGACTGGTCGGCGGTCGGGCGGCTGCGCTCGATCAGCCCGATGCCGGTCCTGGTCAAGGGGATCATGACGGGCGCCGACGCCCGGCGCGCGGCCGACGCCGGGGCGGACGGCGTCGTGGTGTCCAACCACGGCGGCGGACGGCTCGACGGCGTCTGCGCGTCCCTGGACGCGCTGCCGGAGGTCGCGGCGGCCGTCGGCGGCCGCGTCCCCGTCCTCCTCGACGGAGGGGTGCGCCGGGGCCGGGACGTGGTCGCCGCTCTCGCGCTCGGCGCGGACGCGGTCCTGCTCGGCCGTCCCGTGCTGCACGGCCTCGCGGCCGCCGGTGCCGAGGGCGTGACGAGGGTGCTGGGCCTCCTGCTGGAGGAGCTGGCCGGCGCGATGGCGCTCGCGGGGATCGCGGACGTGGCCGGCATCGGGCCCGAGACCGTCACGACGGTCCCGCCGCCCCGGCCGGAGATCCGCGGTGCCCGTCCCGCCGGACAGGGCGTCCGCCCCCTCACCCGTCAGGCACCGGCGACCGGCGCGCAGCGTGCCAGCGAGGTGGAGCGTGCCGGTGCGGAGCGTGCCGGTGTGGAGCGTGCCGGTGGGACGGGCGGTGTGGTGCTGCACAAGGAGGACCTGCACCCCAGTGTCGCCGACCCCGTCATGGACACGATGAACTTCCTGAACGAGGTGACGCTGCGCTATCCGGACGCGGTGTCCTTCGCGCCCGGGCGCCCGTACGACGGGTTCTTCGACACCGGGATGGTCTTCGCCTACGTGCGCCGCTACCTCGACCATCTGGCGGAGAGCGGCAACACGCCGGAACAGGTGCGCGACGCGCTGTTCCAGTACGGCCCCTCCGCGGGACGCATCCGCGATCTCATCGCCACGTCGCTGCGCCTGGACGAGGGGATCGACGTGCCGCCGGAGGCGATCGTCGTCACCGTCGGCTGCCAGGAGGCGATGTTCCTGGCCGTCCGCGCGCTCATGTCGGGGCCGGACGACGTGCTGCTCGTCTCCAGCCCCTGCTACCCGGGCGTCACCGGCGCGGCGCGGCTGCTGGACGTCGGGCTGACCGCCGTCCCCGAGGGGCGGGACGGCCTGTCGTGCGCCGACCTGGAGGCCGCGGTCCTGGCCGAGCGGGCGCGCGGGCGGCGGCCGAGGGCCGTGTACGTCATCCCGGACCATTCGAACCCGTCCGGTGTCACGATGCCGCTGCGGGCCCGGCACGAACTGCTGGAGCTCGCGGGACTCCTCGACATCCTCATTCTGGAGGACAGCCCGTACCGGCTCGTCAGCCCGGGTGCGCAGGTGCCGACGCTGAAGTCCCTCGACCGCGAGCGCAGGGTGGTCCACCTCGGCTCCTACGCCAAGACCATCTTCCCCGGCGCGCGGGTCGGCTACGCGGTCGCCGACCAGCCCGTGGTCGCGCCGGACGGCCGGACGGGCCTGCTGGCCGCCGAGCTCGCCAGGATCAAGAGCATGGTCACGGTGAACACCTCGCCGCTCAGCCAGGCGGCGGTCGGCGGCGCGCTGCTGGGCGCCGGCGGCCGCGTCTCGGAGCTGAACACCGAGACGGCCGCCTACTACGAGGACACGATGCGGCACACGCTCCGCTGCCTGGAGGAGGAGTTCCCGGCCGAGCGCCGGGCCCGGCTCGGCATGGGCTGGAACGAGCCCGGCGGCGGCTTCTTCCTCACCCTCCGGGTCCCGTTCCGCGCCGACAACGCCGCGCTGGCACGGTCCGCGCAGGACTTCGGGGTCATCTGGACGCCGATGGCGTACTTCTACCCGGAGGGCGGCGGCCACCACACGGTGCGGCTGTCCACCAGCTACCTGACGCACGCCGACAGCCGCGAGGGCGTCGCCCGGCTGGCCGGCTTCATCGAGGCGGAGGTCGCCGCCGCCGCACGCGCCCCCGCGTGA
- a CDS encoding cold-shock protein, with amino-acid sequence MAKTGKILRFDDLRGYGFIVPDGGGEDVFVHANDLLDEKVAFSPGTPVEFEVTQGERGLKAFAVRVKEAERPPGAERTAPVNGHADTAGKGADRGALAHRHDEDDGLCDVLSEREFVQELTELLLAEAPELTGTQVTHLRRKLLDFAQRYGWVEG; translated from the coding sequence ATGGCGAAGACCGGTAAGATTCTGCGGTTCGATGACTTGCGCGGATACGGGTTCATCGTTCCCGATGGCGGCGGCGAGGACGTCTTCGTCCACGCCAACGACCTTCTGGACGAGAAAGTGGCATTCTCGCCGGGAACGCCCGTGGAGTTCGAGGTGACCCAGGGGGAGCGCGGCCTGAAGGCGTTCGCCGTGCGCGTCAAGGAGGCGGAGCGCCCGCCGGGCGCCGAGAGGACCGCGCCCGTGAACGGCCACGCCGACACGGCGGGGAAAGGCGCGGACAGAGGCGCCCTCGCGCACAGGCACGACGAGGACGACGGGCTCTGCGACGTCCTGTCCGAGCGGGAGTTCGTCCAGGAGCTGACCGAGCTGCTGCTGGCGGAGGCACCCGAGCTGACCGGAACGCAGGTCACGCACCTGCGCCGGAAGCTCCTGGACTTCGCGCAGAGGTACGGCTGGGTCGAGGGCTGA
- the dpgD gene encoding enoyl-CoA-hydratase DpgD, translating into MSAADGVRVRYEKKDHVARVTLDRPEVLNAMDLRTHEELAAVWDDVESDDAVRVAVLTGAGDRAFSVGQDLKERARLDGRGAPPTTFGSRGQPGWPRLTERFTLSTPVIARVHGYALGGGFELALACDLIVASEEAVFALPEAGLGLVPGAGGAFRLARQLPLKVAMGYLLTGRRMTAATALRFGLVNDVVPYEDLDRCVDEWTGDLLRSAPLSVRALKESVLRSVDMPLEEAFSSRYVWEERRRASADAVEGVRAFAERREPVWSGR; encoded by the coding sequence ATGAGCGCGGCGGACGGCGTCCGGGTGCGCTACGAGAAGAAGGACCACGTCGCCCGCGTCACCCTGGACAGGCCCGAGGTCCTCAACGCGATGGACCTGCGGACGCACGAGGAGCTCGCCGCGGTCTGGGACGACGTCGAGTCCGACGACGCGGTCCGCGTCGCGGTGCTCACCGGCGCCGGCGACCGGGCCTTCTCGGTCGGGCAGGACCTGAAGGAGCGGGCCCGGCTGGACGGGCGGGGCGCGCCCCCGACGACGTTCGGCAGCCGGGGGCAGCCCGGCTGGCCCAGGCTGACCGAGCGCTTCACCCTGTCCACACCGGTGATCGCGCGGGTCCACGGGTACGCGCTCGGCGGCGGTTTCGAGCTGGCGCTGGCGTGCGACCTCATCGTCGCGTCCGAGGAGGCGGTCTTCGCGCTCCCGGAGGCGGGGCTCGGCCTCGTCCCGGGGGCGGGCGGCGCGTTCCGGCTGGCGCGGCAGCTGCCCCTGAAGGTCGCGATGGGGTACCTGCTCACCGGACGCCGGATGACCGCGGCGACGGCCCTGCGGTTCGGGCTGGTGAACGACGTCGTCCCGTACGAGGACCTGGACCGGTGTGTGGACGAGTGGACCGGCGACCTGCTCAGGAGCGCCCCGCTGTCGGTGCGGGCGCTCAAGGAGAGCGTCCTCCGGTCGGTCGACATGCCGCTGGAGGAGGCGTTCTCGTCCCGGTACGTCTGGGAGGAGCGGCGCCGGGCCAGCGCTGACGCGGTCGAGGGGGTGCGGGCCTTCGCCGAGCGGCGCGAGCCCGTCTGGTCCGGACGCTGA
- a CDS encoding ABC transporter ATP-binding protein produces the protein MAMMGGPRMGPMRPGVDGSITRQKIKPGTVRRIVPYAMRYRWSLVVLMLMTVLDAVIVATSPVLLKMIIDDGIMPRHDDVVVGLSLVIAGLALVDVGAIYVQTLFSGRVGQGIVYDLRCKVFAHVQRQSLAFFTRAQTGALVSRLNTDIVGAQQAVTTLLTQTVSTLLTLVLVLATMFLLSWQITLVALVMIPFFLLPAKVIGRRLQRLTREGMQLNADMSSMMNERFNVAGAMLAKLYGRTDQETGTFTRKAARVRDIAVSTTVFGRMLFIITTLITGVATALVYGLGGVLAIDGTLQIGTLVAMVTLLLRLYGPINQLSNMQVNVMIALVSFDRVFEMLDLRPLVAERPAAHPLPAPEDDGATAPDIEFGEVSFRYPGPEEVSLASLESIALPVPEKHGSPQVLDGVSFRAPAGRLTALVGPSGAGKTTVTHLVPRLYDPTSGTVRIGGHDVRDLTMRSLHDAVGVVTQDAHLFHDTIRTNLLYARPDATEAELVEACDAARIWDTISALPDGLDTVVGDRGYRLSGGEKQRVALARLLLKSPPIVVLDEATAHLDSESEAAIQRALKTALAGRTSLVIAHRLSTIHEADQILVLDGGRIRERGTHGELFAAGGLYADLYRTQFAGQAVNGADIGSAAHSPGTP, from the coding sequence ATGGCCATGATGGGTGGCCCGCGCATGGGTCCGATGCGGCCGGGGGTCGACGGATCGATCACCCGCCAGAAGATCAAACCCGGCACCGTGCGGCGCATCGTGCCCTACGCGATGCGCTACCGCTGGTCGCTGGTGGTGCTGATGCTGATGACGGTGCTGGACGCGGTCATCGTCGCCACCAGCCCCGTCCTGCTCAAAATGATCATCGATGACGGGATCATGCCCCGCCACGACGACGTCGTGGTGGGCCTGTCGCTGGTCATCGCCGGCCTGGCGCTGGTGGACGTGGGCGCCATCTACGTCCAGACGCTGTTCTCCGGACGGGTCGGCCAGGGGATCGTCTACGACCTGCGCTGCAAGGTGTTCGCCCACGTCCAGCGGCAGTCGCTCGCGTTCTTCACGCGCGCGCAGACCGGGGCCCTGGTCAGCAGGCTCAACACCGACATCGTCGGAGCGCAGCAGGCGGTCACGACGCTGCTCACGCAGACGGTGTCCACGCTGCTGACGCTGGTCCTCGTCCTCGCCACAATGTTCTTACTGTCATGGCAGATCACCCTTGTGGCCCTGGTCATGATCCCGTTCTTCCTCCTCCCCGCCAAGGTCATCGGGCGCAGGCTCCAGCGGCTCACCCGCGAGGGCATGCAGCTCAACGCCGACATGAGCTCGATGATGAACGAGCGGTTCAACGTCGCCGGCGCGATGCTGGCGAAGCTGTACGGCCGGACCGACCAGGAGACCGGCACCTTCACCCGCAAGGCGGCGCGCGTCCGTGACATCGCCGTCTCGACGACCGTCTTCGGGCGGATGCTCTTCATCATCACCACCCTGATCACCGGCGTCGCCACCGCCCTGGTCTACGGCCTCGGCGGCGTCCTCGCCATCGACGGCACGCTGCAGATCGGCACGCTCGTGGCGATGGTCACGCTGCTGCTGCGGCTGTACGGACCCATCAACCAGCTATCGAACATGCAGGTCAACGTCATGATCGCGCTGGTCAGCTTCGACCGTGTCTTCGAGATGCTGGACCTGCGCCCGCTGGTCGCCGAGCGTCCCGCGGCGCACCCGCTGCCCGCCCCGGAGGACGACGGCGCGACGGCGCCGGACATCGAGTTCGGCGAGGTGTCCTTCCGCTACCCGGGGCCCGAGGAGGTGTCCCTGGCCTCGCTGGAGTCGATCGCGCTGCCCGTCCCGGAGAAGCACGGCAGCCCGCAGGTCCTCGACGGGGTGAGCTTCCGTGCCCCCGCCGGGAGGCTGACCGCGCTGGTCGGCCCGTCGGGCGCCGGGAAGACGACCGTCACCCACCTCGTCCCCCGGCTCTACGACCCGACCTCGGGGACCGTCCGGATCGGCGGCCACGACGTGCGGGACCTGACCATGCGGTCCCTCCACGACGCCGTCGGCGTCGTCACCCAGGACGCGCACCTGTTCCACGACACGATCCGGACCAACCTGCTGTACGCGCGCCCGGACGCCACCGAGGCCGAGCTCGTCGAGGCGTGCGACGCGGCGCGGATCTGGGACACGATCTCCGCGCTCCCCGACGGCCTCGACACCGTCGTCGGCGACCGCGGCTACCGGCTGTCCGGCGGGGAGAAGCAGCGGGTGGCCCTGGCGCGGCTGCTGCTCAAGTCCCCGCCGATCGTCGTCCTCGACGAGGCCACCGCGCACCTGGACTCCGAGTCCGAGGCGGCGATCCAGCGCGCCCTCAAGACCGCGCTCGCCGGGCGGACCTCCCTGGTCATCGCCCACCGGCTCTCCACCATCCACGAGGCCGACCAGATCCTCGTCCTCGACGGCGGCCGGATCCGGGAACGCGGGACGCACGGTGAGCTCTTCGCCGCGGGCGGGCTCTACGCCGACCTATACCGGACGCAATTCGCCGGCCAGGCGGTGAACGGCGCGGACATCGGCTCGGCCGCGCATTCCCCCGGCACGCCGTGA
- the htpG gene encoding molecular chaperone HtpG: MTVQADEETFTFQAEVAQILDLMAHSLYSNKEIFLRELISNASDAIDRLRFERFSRPELADEGERFQIRVDHDKDAGTITISDNGIGMSRDEVIENIGTIAKSGTAEFLKALTGDQRSDAALIGQFGVGFYSAFVVAERVVLTTRRAGLDAGDGVRWTSDGKGEYTLESVERPERGTTIVLHLREGEDDLLNGYRLRTIIQRYSDHISLPIVMPSEDGGGAAKTDADAAGAEGGADDAGGAADAGGTAVAETTVNRASALWTRPKSELSETDYHDYYRHISNDFAPPLAYLHAKVEGRYEYTMLLFVPSSAPYDLWIQQSRHGVKLHVQRVFILEDTGQLMPRYLRFVRGVIDSADLPLNVSREMLQSSRAVDHIRSSAVKKVLRLLKDLAANDPGKYAAFWKEFGAVLKEGIADDYDHREDIAELLRFTSTHSSTQDADVSLHDYVDRMKEGQDKIYYLLAPTLAAASASPHLEAFRKKGIEVLLLGEAVDNWVVTGLVQEFGGKRLQSVAQGVPDFGGLEDDAEKEAAEKATAEYAALLGKLKAILAGQAYDVRVTSRLTTSPACIVANEAVTDFGLAQRMRGSGLPNQPVLEINPEHPLVERLNRRQDDPRLADWAHVLFNQAVLTLGARIDDPASFVGHLNDLLVALAGDAPSGEDGPADASAADAESTSGDAEGDRQAEGA, encoded by the coding sequence GTGACCGTACAGGCGGATGAAGAGACTTTCACCTTTCAGGCCGAGGTCGCGCAGATCTTGGACCTCATGGCGCATTCGCTCTACAGCAACAAGGAGATCTTCCTGCGCGAGCTGATCTCGAACGCCTCCGACGCGATCGACCGGCTGCGCTTCGAGCGGTTCTCCCGGCCCGAACTGGCCGACGAGGGGGAACGGTTCCAGATCCGCGTCGACCACGACAAGGACGCGGGCACGATCACGATCTCCGACAACGGTATCGGCATGAGCCGCGACGAGGTCATCGAGAACATCGGCACCATCGCCAAGTCCGGCACCGCCGAGTTCCTGAAGGCCCTGACCGGCGACCAGCGCAGCGACGCCGCGCTGATCGGGCAGTTCGGCGTGGGCTTCTACTCCGCCTTCGTCGTGGCCGAGCGGGTCGTCCTGACGACCCGGCGCGCCGGGCTGGACGCGGGCGACGGCGTCCGCTGGACGTCCGACGGCAAGGGCGAGTACACCCTGGAGTCCGTCGAGCGGCCGGAGCGGGGCACCACGATCGTGCTCCACCTCCGCGAGGGCGAGGACGACCTGCTGAACGGGTACCGCCTGAGGACGATCATCCAGCGGTACTCCGACCACATCAGCCTGCCGATCGTCATGCCGTCCGAGGACGGGGGCGGCGCGGCGAAGACGGACGCGGACGCCGCAGGCGCGGAGGGCGGCGCGGACGACGCGGGCGGGGCGGCGGACGCGGGCGGCACGGCGGTCGCGGAGACCACCGTCAACCGCGCGTCGGCGCTGTGGACCCGCCCGAAGAGCGAGCTGTCCGAGACCGACTACCACGACTACTACCGCCACATCAGCAACGACTTCGCGCCCCCGCTCGCCTACCTGCACGCCAAGGTGGAGGGCAGGTACGAGTACACGATGCTGCTGTTCGTCCCCTCCAGCGCCCCCTACGACCTGTGGATCCAGCAGTCCCGCCACGGCGTGAAGCTGCACGTCCAGCGGGTCTTCATCCTGGAGGACACGGGCCAGCTGATGCCGCGGTACCTGCGGTTCGTCCGGGGTGTCATCGACTCCGCGGACCTGCCGCTGAACGTCTCCCGGGAGATGCTCCAGAGCAGCCGCGCCGTCGACCACATCAGGTCGAGCGCGGTCAAGAAGGTGCTGAGGCTCCTCAAGGACCTGGCCGCGAACGACCCCGGGAAGTACGCCGCGTTCTGGAAGGAGTTCGGCGCCGTCCTCAAGGAGGGCATCGCCGACGACTACGACCACCGCGAGGACATCGCCGAGCTGCTGCGCTTCACGTCCACGCACTCCTCCACGCAGGACGCGGACGTCTCGCTCCACGACTACGTGGACCGGATGAAGGAGGGCCAGGACAAGATCTACTACCTGCTGGCCCCGACCCTCGCCGCCGCCTCCGCGAGCCCCCACCTCGAAGCGTTCCGCAAGAAGGGCATCGAGGTGCTCCTCCTCGGCGAGGCCGTGGACAACTGGGTGGTGACCGGCCTGGTCCAGGAGTTCGGCGGCAAGCGGCTCCAGTCGGTCGCGCAGGGCGTCCCCGACTTCGGCGGGCTGGAGGACGACGCGGAGAAGGAGGCGGCGGAGAAGGCCACCGCCGAGTACGCCGCCCTGCTCGGCAAGCTGAAGGCGATCCTGGCCGGGCAGGCGTACGACGTCCGGGTGACCAGCCGCCTCACCACCTCGCCGGCCTGCATCGTCGCCAACGAGGCCGTGACGGACTTCGGCCTCGCGCAGCGGATGCGGGGCTCGGGCCTGCCGAACCAGCCGGTGCTGGAGATCAACCCGGAGCATCCGCTGGTGGAGCGGCTCAACCGGCGGCAGGACGACCCGCGCCTCGCCGACTGGGCGCACGTGCTGTTCAACCAGGCCGTCCTCACGCTGGGCGCGCGGATCGACGACCCGGCGTCGTTCGTCGGCCACCTCAACGACCTGCTGGTGGCGCTGGCCGGCGACGCGCCGTCCGGGGAGGACGGTCCCGCGGACGCCTCGGCCGCTGACGCGGAGAGCACGAGCGGCGACGCCGAGGGTGACCGGCAGGCGGAAGGCGCGTAG